From Micrococcus porci, one genomic window encodes:
- the ilvA gene encoding threonine ammonia-lyase, which yields MRPADAQEPTGDRLPVRLEDVEAARGVLEDVAEHTPVMLSRALTDQLGTPVHLKCENLQRAGSFKVRGAYVRMARLSAEERAAGVVAASAGNHAQGVALAAAKLGIHARIVMPRGVALPKLQATQDHGAEVQLYGSTVDEALAEAQRYAAATGAVFIPPFDDPAIVAGQGTVGLEIMDDLPRVDTVLVGIGGGGLIAGLAIAVKERARREGRTVRVVGVQAATAAAYPVSLREGRVQVLESVSTIADGIAVGRPGALPFDIVSGLVDAVVTVTDDEIAGAMVHLVERSKLVVEPAGAVGVAALLSGRARDLGFDLGTTAVVLSGGNIDPMLMLKSIQSGLSAAGRYMTVRIPLRDRPGELATISRVIAETEANVVRVDHTRVGPELSMGSVHITLDMETKGWDHCEAVLTALRESGYSPLRLT from the coding sequence TTGCGCCCGGCCGACGCGCAGGAGCCCACCGGCGACCGGCTGCCCGTGCGCCTGGAGGACGTGGAGGCCGCCCGCGGCGTCCTCGAGGACGTCGCCGAGCACACCCCGGTGATGCTCTCCCGCGCCCTCACGGACCAGCTCGGCACGCCCGTCCACCTCAAGTGCGAGAACCTCCAGCGCGCCGGCTCCTTCAAGGTGCGCGGCGCCTACGTCCGCATGGCCCGGCTCAGCGCGGAGGAGCGGGCGGCCGGCGTCGTCGCGGCCTCGGCGGGCAACCACGCCCAGGGCGTCGCCCTCGCGGCGGCCAAACTGGGGATCCACGCGCGGATCGTCATGCCCCGCGGGGTGGCCCTGCCCAAGCTGCAGGCAACCCAGGACCACGGCGCCGAGGTCCAGCTGTACGGGTCCACCGTGGACGAGGCGCTCGCCGAGGCGCAGCGCTACGCCGCGGCGACCGGCGCCGTCTTCATCCCGCCGTTCGACGACCCGGCGATCGTCGCCGGGCAGGGCACCGTGGGCCTCGAGATCATGGACGACCTGCCCCGGGTGGACACCGTCCTCGTGGGGATCGGCGGCGGAGGGCTGATCGCGGGCCTGGCCATCGCGGTGAAGGAGCGGGCCCGGCGGGAGGGCCGGACGGTCCGTGTGGTGGGCGTGCAGGCCGCCACGGCCGCCGCGTACCCGGTGTCCCTGCGGGAGGGCCGGGTGCAGGTGCTGGAGTCCGTCTCCACCATCGCCGACGGCATCGCCGTGGGCCGTCCCGGCGCCTTGCCGTTCGACATCGTCTCCGGCCTGGTGGACGCCGTCGTCACCGTCACGGACGACGAGATCGCCGGCGCGATGGTCCACCTCGTGGAGCGCTCCAAGCTCGTGGTGGAGCCGGCCGGGGCCGTCGGCGTGGCCGCCCTGCTGTCCGGGCGCGCGCGGGACCTGGGCTTCGACCTGGGGACCACCGCCGTGGTGCTCTCCGGCGGGAACATCGACCCGATGCTCATGCTCAAGTCCATCCAGTCCGGCCTGTCGGCGGCGGGGCGGTACATGACCGTGCGGATCCCGTTGCGGGACCGCCCCGGCGAGCTGGCGACCATCTCCCGCGTGATCGCGGAGACGGAGGCGAACGTCGTGCGGGTGGACCACACGCGGGTGGGCCCGGAGCTGTCCATGGGCTCCGTGCACATCACCCTGGACATGGAGA